A single window of Hymenobacter sp. APR13 DNA harbors:
- a CDS encoding phosphoglycerate mutase family protein, translating to MLTLAFRWLLLALPLLSVNTRCTPSPQRVDKDFAKQPSTTVYVVRHAEKDLTPGLADPPLTPAGEQRALALRETLNKMPLDVVFSTATTRTRATAAPLAVLKNQQVVPYDAKQLPALAARIRRDYQGRTVLVVGHSNTILETVEALGAPRPVPTVGDNEYDYLLEVRIPADSTRAATATARRYGVRSAGK from the coding sequence ATGCTGACTCTTGCTTTCCGCTGGCTGCTGTTAGCACTGCCGTTGCTAAGCGTGAACACACGCTGCACTCCTTCACCTCAACGCGTGGATAAGGACTTTGCCAAGCAACCCTCCACCACCGTCTACGTCGTGCGCCACGCCGAGAAAGACCTCACGCCCGGCCTCGCCGACCCGCCCCTGACACCCGCCGGAGAGCAGCGGGCCCTGGCTTTGCGCGAAACGCTGAATAAGATGCCGCTGGACGTGGTGTTCTCTACGGCTACCACCCGCACCCGCGCCACGGCCGCCCCGCTGGCGGTCTTGAAAAACCAGCAGGTTGTGCCCTACGACGCCAAGCAGCTGCCCGCCCTGGCCGCCCGCATCCGGCGCGACTACCAGGGGCGCACGGTGCTGGTGGTCGGTCATTCCAACACCATCCTGGAAACCGTGGAAGCCCTGGGCGCGCCCCGCCCGGTGCCCACTGTGGGCGACAACGAGTACGACTACCTGCTGGAAGTGCGCATCCCGGCGGATTCCACTCGCGCTGCTACGGCCACCGCCCGGCGCTACGGAGTGCGCAGCGCCGGCAAGTAA
- a CDS encoding M20/M25/M40 family metallo-hydrolase: protein MISSFRRLTLAGLLLAAAPAAAQTAPATDSLAIRRLYDEALLRGQSYDNLRELCTKIGGRLSGSPQAEQAVQWGKREMEKMGLDRVYLQEVMVPHWVRGAKEKGRAIGAKGKGVDFNVCALGGSVGTGGKLKAQIVEVHSMAELAALPAEKVKGKFVFFNRPMNPVHVETGRAYGEAGDQRRSGASEAAKRGAIGALVRSLTLTHDDYPHTGTMRYDEAVAKVPAAALSTNGADQLSQLLKADPNLQFELDMSCQTLPDVKSYNVVGELKGSKYPDEIITVGGHLDSWDLAQGAHDDGTGCVQSMEVLRLLKASGLKPERTVRAVLFMNEENGVRGGEKYAELAKAANEKHLAAMESDGGGFTPRGFNIEADAATVRKVQQWQPLLRPYGSAEFNAGHAGTDIGPLKAQTKALIGFDCDSQRYFDLHHAATDTFDKVNRREMELGGASMAALVYLMSKYGL from the coding sequence ATGATTTCATCTTTCCGCCGCCTCACCCTGGCCGGCCTGCTGCTGGCCGCCGCCCCGGCCGCCGCCCAGACTGCCCCCGCCACCGACTCCTTGGCCATCCGCCGCCTCTACGACGAAGCCCTGCTGCGCGGGCAGAGCTACGACAACCTGCGCGAGCTGTGCACCAAAATCGGCGGGCGCCTCAGCGGCTCGCCGCAGGCCGAGCAGGCCGTGCAGTGGGGCAAGCGCGAGATGGAAAAGATGGGCCTCGACCGGGTGTATCTGCAGGAGGTGATGGTGCCGCACTGGGTGCGGGGCGCCAAGGAAAAGGGCCGCGCCATCGGCGCCAAAGGCAAGGGCGTCGACTTCAACGTGTGCGCGCTGGGTGGCTCAGTCGGGACGGGCGGCAAGCTGAAGGCGCAGATAGTGGAGGTGCACAGCATGGCCGAGCTGGCCGCGTTACCCGCTGAGAAAGTGAAAGGTAAGTTCGTGTTCTTCAACCGCCCGATGAACCCCGTGCACGTGGAAACCGGCCGGGCCTACGGCGAAGCCGGCGACCAGCGCCGCAGCGGCGCCTCCGAGGCTGCCAAGCGCGGCGCCATCGGGGCGCTGGTGCGCAGCCTCACGCTCACCCACGACGACTACCCCCACACCGGCACCATGCGCTACGACGAGGCCGTGGCCAAGGTGCCCGCCGCCGCCCTCAGCACCAACGGCGCCGACCAGCTCAGCCAGTTGCTCAAAGCCGACCCCAACCTGCAGTTTGAGCTGGACATGAGCTGCCAGACCCTGCCCGACGTGAAGAGCTACAACGTAGTCGGCGAGCTGAAGGGCTCGAAGTACCCCGACGAAATCATCACCGTCGGTGGCCACCTCGACTCCTGGGATTTGGCACAGGGCGCCCACGACGACGGCACGGGCTGCGTGCAAAGCATGGAAGTGCTGCGCCTGCTGAAGGCCTCGGGCCTGAAACCCGAGCGCACCGTGCGGGCTGTGCTGTTTATGAACGAGGAAAACGGCGTGCGCGGCGGCGAGAAATACGCCGAGCTGGCCAAGGCCGCCAACGAAAAGCATCTGGCCGCCATGGAGTCGGATGGGGGCGGGTTCACGCCGCGCGGCTTCAACATCGAGGCCGATGCCGCCACGGTGCGCAAGGTGCAGCAGTGGCAGCCGCTGCTGCGCCCCTACGGCAGCGCCGAGTTCAACGCCGGCCACGCCGGCACCGACATCGGCCCGCTGAAAGCCCAAACCAAAGCCCTCATTGGCTTCGACTGCGACTCCCAGCGCTACTTCGACCTGCACCACGCCGCCACCGACACCTTCGACAAGGTGAACCGCCGCGAGATGGAGCTGGGCGGCGCCAGCATGGCCGCGCTGGTGTACCTGATGAGTAAGTATGGGCTGTAG
- a CDS encoding flagellar motor protein MotB: MRISLMMLCSAGTLLLGGCNAKEIAALQQQNATLTSSRDQLQAQKTALEQEKARNEEALRSSLLNKNQQVNQLNQNLSGAEQANTALSADLRSKEQRIAEMQRILDQKDAAVKALRQKVGDALLGFNAQDLQVNVKNGKVYVSLSEQLLFKSGSTKVDPKGQEALKKLATALQGNQDVNVLVEGHTDNVPLKGVVNGAKDNWDLSVLRATEITRILTSSGLPAAQVTPSGRSEYMPVASNDTPANKAINRRTEIILTPKLDELFQILEAN; the protein is encoded by the coding sequence ATGCGTATTTCCCTGATGATGCTGTGCAGTGCCGGTACTTTGCTGCTCGGCGGCTGCAACGCCAAAGAAATTGCGGCCCTGCAGCAGCAGAACGCCACCCTCACATCGTCGCGCGACCAGCTACAGGCCCAGAAAACGGCTTTGGAACAGGAGAAAGCCCGTAACGAAGAAGCTCTGCGCTCCAGCCTGCTCAATAAAAACCAGCAGGTAAACCAGCTCAACCAGAACCTGAGCGGCGCCGAACAGGCCAACACTGCCCTTTCTGCCGACCTGCGTTCCAAAGAGCAGCGCATTGCCGAAATGCAGCGCATCCTCGACCAGAAAGATGCCGCCGTGAAGGCCCTGCGCCAGAAAGTGGGCGACGCCCTGCTGGGCTTCAACGCCCAGGATCTGCAGGTGAACGTGAAAAACGGCAAGGTCTACGTGTCGCTGTCGGAGCAGCTGCTCTTTAAGTCGGGCTCGACGAAAGTAGACCCCAAAGGCCAGGAGGCCCTGAAAAAGCTGGCCACCGCCCTGCAGGGCAACCAGGACGTGAACGTGCTGGTGGAAGGCCACACGGACAACGTGCCGCTGAAAGGCGTGGTGAACGGGGCCAAGGATAACTGGGACCTGAGCGTGCTGCGCGCCACCGAAATCACGCGCATCCTGACCAGCTCCGGCCTGCCCGCCGCCCAAGTGACGCCCTCGGGCCGCAGCGAGTACATGCCCGTGGCCAGCAACGACACGCCCGCCAACAAGGCCATCAACCGCCGCACCGAAATCATCCTCACACCCAAGCTCGACGAGCTGTTCCAGATTCTGGAGGCCAACTAG
- a CDS encoding S8 family serine peptidase has translation MLSLPWASPAALAQTATDPTTAGYWVELRDKAGVSFNPGTYFTAAAQLRRQRQHLPAADSSDFPVRPDYLRSVRQHADSVLLVSRWFNAVACRATPAQAAALAQLPGVRRVLPLAGAEMLPAACPAAAPSVSNRPISAADRQLARRQTRSLGADALRQAGLDGKGLRIAVFDVGFSGANRHAAFQELFQQKRVVATYDFARRTPDVFHGGGHGTEVLACLAGRLPDGTPLGLATGATYLLARTERMQREIYAEELDWLAAAEWADRNGADIINSSLGYTARRYFPEQMNGSSSLVARAASLAARKGMLVVSAAGNDGDNDDWRTVGTPADADSVLAVGGVDPETGLHLDFSAYGPTADRRLKPNVAAFGTVLTATPGGSYARVDGTSFSSPLVAGLAACAWQQQRGLTAMQLFSQLQQSATLYPYYDYAHGYGLPQAGRLPRPVATPPPTLDFVVLDSLLAVNIRPEALQPLPLYADSLSPQPEDTRRVPAVGREEPRPAGSTQAAAPREAGVVALPAANYLYWHVADARGVLRRYEVLEVSQRAILRIPRRTLQPGDVVRVYYLGATHSFPVL, from the coding sequence ATGCTAAGCCTGCCTTGGGCTTCTCCAGCGGCCCTCGCTCAAACGGCCACCGACCCGACCACGGCCGGCTACTGGGTGGAGCTGCGCGACAAGGCCGGCGTATCCTTCAATCCCGGCACCTACTTCACGGCCGCCGCCCAGCTGCGCCGCCAGCGCCAGCACCTGCCCGCCGCCGACAGCTCCGACTTCCCGGTGCGGCCCGACTACCTGCGTAGCGTGCGCCAGCACGCCGATTCAGTGCTGCTGGTCAGCCGCTGGTTTAATGCCGTGGCGTGCCGCGCTACACCGGCGCAGGCCGCCGCGCTGGCCCAGCTGCCGGGCGTGCGGCGCGTGCTGCCGTTGGCCGGGGCCGAAATGCTGCCGGCCGCCTGCCCGGCAGCCGCTCCGTCAGTGTCCAACCGGCCTATCAGTGCTGCCGACCGCCAACTGGCCCGCCGCCAGACGCGCAGCCTCGGGGCCGATGCCCTTCGCCAAGCCGGCCTCGATGGCAAGGGCCTGCGTATTGCGGTGTTCGATGTGGGCTTCAGCGGAGCCAACCGGCACGCCGCCTTTCAGGAGCTGTTTCAGCAGAAGCGGGTGGTGGCGACCTATGATTTTGCCCGGCGCACGCCCGACGTGTTTCACGGCGGCGGCCACGGCACCGAGGTGCTGGCCTGCCTGGCCGGCCGCCTGCCCGACGGCACGCCTTTGGGCCTGGCCACCGGCGCCACCTACCTGCTGGCCCGCACCGAGCGGATGCAGCGCGAGATTTACGCTGAGGAACTGGACTGGCTGGCTGCCGCCGAGTGGGCCGACCGCAACGGCGCCGACATCATCAACTCCTCTCTGGGCTACACGGCGCGCCGCTACTTTCCGGAGCAGATGAACGGCAGCAGCAGCCTGGTGGCACGGGCTGCCAGCCTGGCCGCCCGCAAAGGCATGCTGGTGGTAAGCGCCGCCGGCAACGACGGCGACAACGACGACTGGCGCACCGTGGGCACTCCCGCCGATGCCGACTCCGTGCTGGCCGTGGGCGGCGTCGACCCCGAAACCGGCCTGCACCTCGACTTCAGTGCCTACGGCCCCACCGCCGACCGCCGCCTCAAGCCCAACGTGGCCGCCTTCGGCACCGTCCTGACGGCTACGCCCGGCGGCAGCTACGCGCGCGTCGATGGCACGTCGTTTTCCAGCCCGCTGGTGGCGGGGCTGGCGGCCTGCGCCTGGCAGCAGCAGCGCGGCCTCACCGCCATGCAGCTGTTTTCCCAGTTGCAGCAGTCGGCCACGCTCTACCCGTATTATGACTACGCCCACGGCTACGGCCTGCCGCAGGCCGGCCGGTTACCCCGGCCCGTCGCCACCCCGCCGCCTACCCTCGATTTCGTGGTGCTGGACAGCCTGCTGGCCGTAAATATCCGGCCAGAGGCGCTGCAGCCGCTGCCCCTGTACGCTGACTCGCTCAGCCCGCAGCCTGAGGATACTCGGCGCGTGCCGGCCGTAGGGCGCGAGGAGCCCCGCCCGGCTGGATCTACGCAGGCAGCGGCGCCCAGAGAGGCAGGAGTGGTGGCTCTGCCCGCCGCCAACTACCTCTACTGGCACGTGGCTGATGCCCGCGGCGTGCTGCGGCGCTACGAGGTGCTGGAAGTCAGCCAGCGGGCCATTCTGCGCATTCCGCGCCGCACGCTGCAGCCCGGCGACGTCGTGCGGGTGTATTATCTGGGTGCCACGCACAGCTTTCCGGTTTTATGA
- a CDS encoding 2'-5' RNA ligase family protein, with the protein MEKHLYLIALVPPEPVRGQVWALKQELHQRTGSRNAIGLPPHITLVPPTRQPEPFAAEATASLHRFAATQTAFEVHLQDFGWFTNRTLFVHVTENPALRQLQAALLSWCRQHLPTIRPEARPYTPHMTLATRDLPPALVPELQQDFAGRHYQATFPVKSFELFRHDGRQWHSLATFPLPPA; encoded by the coding sequence ATGGAAAAGCACCTCTACCTGATTGCGCTGGTGCCGCCGGAACCGGTGCGCGGGCAGGTGTGGGCTCTGAAGCAGGAGCTGCACCAGCGCACCGGCAGCCGCAACGCCATCGGCCTGCCGCCGCACATTACGCTGGTGCCGCCTACCCGCCAGCCGGAACCGTTTGCGGCGGAAGCCACGGCAAGCCTGCACCGGTTTGCGGCCACGCAAACTGCGTTTGAGGTGCACTTGCAGGACTTCGGCTGGTTCACGAACCGCACGCTGTTCGTGCATGTCACGGAAAACCCGGCCCTGCGGCAACTGCAGGCGGCGCTGCTGAGTTGGTGCAGGCAGCATCTGCCCACCATCCGCCCGGAGGCGCGCCCCTACACGCCCCACATGACCCTGGCTACCCGCGACCTGCCGCCTGCCCTGGTACCGGAGCTGCAACAGGATTTCGCGGGCCGCCACTACCAGGCCACTTTCCCGGTCAAGTCCTTCGAGCTCTTCCGCCACGACGGCCGCCAGTGGCACAGCCTCGCCACCTTCCCACTACCACCAGCATAA
- a CDS encoding M23 family metallopeptidase, with the protein MPLPVRYVLFLISVLVLAACGKQQTLQGIFQKTTPHEAYARQLRQAGLAETALGRDWLAAADRALRDSLVVTLPFQETGYFSADRATAAAYRYQVREGETVRISLTLDKNTDAHVFLDAFELDPERRATRPLASADTTALAFSYVAEDDRQHLLRVQPELLRTGRFTLRIQRAPSLSFPVHGKNDVAVGSFWGVDRDGGARRHEGIDIFAKRGTPVVAAANGYITRVNETPRGGRVVWLMDTEHSQHIYYAHLDKQLVQPGQQVRIGDTLGLVGNTGNARTTPPHLHFGVYRGGRGAVDPFPFVRRADTDPAAPRTAPGRLGEWVRVQDKRTELRRGPVAKQVAMAALSRNTPLLVVGSQADWYRVQHPNGQIGYVAARAVVPAAALRRLALSTSTDLYAAPAIGAAALDSLPARSSVAVLGEFGGYRLVRSAAGQLGWLANASLGS; encoded by the coding sequence ATGCCACTCCCCGTTCGCTACGTCCTGTTTCTTATATCCGTGCTCGTGCTGGCCGCCTGCGGCAAGCAGCAAACGCTGCAAGGCATCTTCCAGAAAACCACTCCCCACGAAGCCTACGCCCGCCAGCTGCGCCAGGCTGGCCTAGCCGAAACCGCCCTGGGCCGCGACTGGCTGGCCGCCGCCGACCGTGCCCTGCGCGACTCGCTGGTGGTGACGCTCCCCTTCCAGGAAACCGGCTATTTCTCTGCCGACCGCGCCACCGCGGCCGCCTACCGCTATCAGGTGCGCGAAGGCGAAACCGTCCGCATCAGCCTCACCCTCGACAAAAACACCGACGCCCACGTCTTCCTCGATGCCTTTGAACTGGACCCGGAGCGCCGTGCCACTCGCCCCCTGGCTTCCGCCGATACCACGGCGCTGGCGTTCAGCTACGTGGCCGAGGACGACCGCCAGCACCTGCTGCGCGTGCAGCCTGAATTGCTGCGCACCGGCCGCTTTACGCTGCGGATTCAGCGGGCACCCAGCCTGAGCTTTCCGGTGCACGGCAAAAACGACGTGGCCGTGGGCAGCTTTTGGGGCGTTGATCGGGACGGCGGCGCCCGCCGCCACGAGGGCATCGACATCTTCGCCAAGCGCGGCACCCCGGTCGTGGCGGCGGCCAACGGCTACATCACCCGCGTGAATGAAACGCCGCGCGGCGGCCGCGTGGTGTGGCTCATGGACACCGAGCACAGCCAGCATATCTACTACGCCCACCTTGATAAGCAGCTGGTGCAGCCCGGCCAGCAGGTGCGCATCGGCGATACGCTGGGGCTGGTGGGCAACACCGGCAACGCACGCACCACCCCGCCACACCTGCACTTTGGCGTGTACCGCGGCGGCCGCGGCGCCGTCGACCCGTTTCCGTTTGTGCGCCGCGCCGATACCGACCCCGCTGCCCCGCGCACCGCCCCCGGCCGCCTCGGCGAGTGGGTGCGCGTGCAGGACAAACGCACTGAGCTCCGCCGCGGCCCAGTGGCCAAACAGGTGGCAATGGCTGCGCTGTCTCGCAACACGCCTCTGCTGGTAGTCGGCAGCCAAGCTGACTGGTACCGGGTGCAACATCCGAACGGCCAGATTGGCTACGTGGCGGCCCGCGCCGTAGTGCCGGCCGCCGCCCTGCGTCGCCTGGCTCTCTCCACCTCCACCGACCTCTACGCCGCTCCCGCCATCGGAGCCGCGGCCCTCGATTCGTTGCCGGCCCGGAGTTCGGTGGCGGTACTGGGCGAGTTTGGCGGTTACCGGCTGGTGCGCAGCGCCGCCGGCCAGCTGGGCTGGCTAGCCAATGCCAGCCTGGGGTCCTGA